From a single Methanobrevibacter millerae genomic region:
- a CDS encoding DUF5612 domain-containing protein has translation MTDYSITIKSAERKGVLKDITDVTTNHGTNISYTHLYVEKDNTGIINLELEHVDDIDSLMADLKAISEVKSVELHGSQSDIYGKRIIIVGGGAQVSQVALGAITEADRHNIRGERISIDTIPLVGERNLAEAVDAISRLPRVSALVLAGSLMGGAITEAVKKVKQENDLVVICLNMPGSVTQYADLIITDPIQAGVIAVMSIADTAVFDISRLGDKIKY, from the coding sequence ATGACTGATTATAGCATAACTATAAAATCCGCTGAAAGAAAGGGAGTATTAAAGGATATTACTGACGTTACAACTAATCACGGCACGAATATCTCATACACTCACCTTTACGTCGAAAAGGACAATACGGGCATAATCAATCTGGAGCTTGAGCATGTCGATGATATCGATTCATTAATGGCTGATTTGAAGGCTATTTCCGAAGTGAAGTCAGTTGAGCTTCACGGCTCACAGTCAGACATTTACGGAAAGCGTATCATCATTGTCGGAGGCGGAGCCCAGGTTTCCCAGGTCGCATTGGGGGCAATCACCGAAGCGGACAGGCACAACATACGAGGTGAGCGTATCAGTATCGATACCATTCCTTTAGTCGGCGAAAGAAATCTTGCAGAAGCCGTTGATGCCATTTCAAGGCTGCCTCGTGTAAGCGCGCTGGTTCTTGCAGGTTCCCTTATGGGGGGAGCAATTACCGAAGCCGTCAAAAAGGTCAAGCAGGAAAACGACCTGGTTGTAATCTGTCTTAACATGCCCGGAAGCGTCACTCAGTATGCGGATTTAATAATTACTGATCCGATTCAGGCTGGTGTTATTGCGGTAATGTCCATTGCAGATACGGCAGTGTTTGACATCTCACGTCTGGGCGATAAAATCAAATATTGA
- a CDS encoding energy-converting hydrogenase B subunit P has product MKFVMRPYHMVSLGGYIVEWDFPYRNLIVVNKTSEPIKVEIPVFHEEWIREHRELGLDVIPVTRDDNYLRMWKKAHAELDKVRPEND; this is encoded by the coding sequence ATGAAATTTGTTATGAGACCATATCACATGGTAAGTCTTGGAGGCTATATTGTTGAATGGGATTTTCCTTACAGGAATCTCATAGTCGTAAATAAAACCTCTGAACCGATTAAAGTGGAAATACCGGTTTTCCATGAGGAATGGATTAGGGAGCATCGTGAACTGGGCCTTGACGTTATTCCAGTCACTCGTGACGATAATTATTTGCGCATGTGGAAAAAGGCACACGCCGAATTAGATAAAGTTAGGCCAGAAAATGACTGA
- a CDS encoding respiratory chain complex I subunit 1 family protein: MFETTVIYSILAVIATVIVCFVISTLLPGIERKYIHARIQQRIGPPVTSPGIMAPIKFLYKENVEPSSPVPALYKILPILCFLVVLFLLIAITPYAFAIPALASLVAVVGLLKVEEICYVLMGALSKSVMSVRMPFPDRVKGAAHRNTTRSFIEDISARRSLRMITYGSFPFYLALFAPVTQARSIFLQDIVAYQQVHGPFLFTVSGAIAAIVFFIGYMILLNEYPFSIIKAKCDVIEGPYMEYASKYRSIVFITRGFMMLTLGVLFSVLFIGIPPTVLSPTILINIFVVLVFVFMMGIFSAFTPVFTNRQLLPSILGATLLGILAIVLGLL; encoded by the coding sequence ATGTTTGAAACTACTGTAATCTATTCAATTTTGGCAGTCATAGCTACTGTCATTGTATGCTTTGTGATTTCTACATTATTGCCGGGAATTGAAAGAAAATATATTCACGCAAGGATTCAGCAAAGGATAGGGCCTCCGGTAACGAGTCCGGGAATCATGGCGCCGATTAAGTTCCTCTATAAGGAAAACGTCGAACCTTCTTCACCGGTTCCTGCGTTATACAAGATTCTGCCGATACTGTGTTTCCTTGTGGTATTGTTCCTGCTGATTGCAATTACTCCTTATGCGTTTGCAATTCCTGCTCTGGCAAGTCTCGTTGCAGTTGTAGGGCTTTTGAAAGTTGAAGAAATTTGTTATGTGCTGATGGGTGCGCTGTCAAAATCAGTAATGTCAGTAAGGATGCCATTCCCCGACAGGGTTAAGGGTGCAGCTCATCGGAACACTACCCGTTCATTCATTGAAGACATCAGTGCAAGAAGATCACTTAGAATGATTACCTACGGTTCATTCCCGTTCTATCTGGCACTGTTCGCTCCGGTAACTCAGGCAAGAAGCATTTTCCTTCAGGACATTGTTGCATACCAGCAGGTTCACGGACCGTTTCTCTTCACTGTTTCCGGTGCGATAGCCGCAATAGTATTTTTCATCGGCTACATGATTTTACTGAATGAATATCCGTTTTCAATCATAAAAGCGAAATGTGACGTTATTGAAGGACCGTACATGGAATACGCATCAAAATACCGTTCAATTGTATTCATTACAAGAGGATTCATGATGTTAACTCTGGGAGTATTATTCTCAGTTCTCTTCATCGGAATTCCGCCAACGGTATTGTCTCCAACGATATTGATTAATATCTTTGTTGTTCTGGTGTTCGTGTTCATGATGGGAATATTTTCAGCCTTTACTCCGGTATTTACAAACAGGCAGCTATTGCCGTCAATTTTAGGAGCCACATTGCTTGGAATATTGGCTATAGTTCTTGGATTATTATAA
- a CDS encoding hydrogenase large subunit has product MEEKVPRSNIIETEIPLGTVHPAALEPYRVRLFVEDEIVQEAEITIGVNHRGIERIMEGLPVEKGNALTEKICGICSNSHVWNSCRTAEIGLDIELPERATYIRVIMGELERLHSHFLYLAHGCETVAHETFSMRVFYLREIVMELLAMIGGNRVQYGCPIIGGVRPRCDLNEAKLQRLKDDMDKLEEGLTGFAERFLADSILISRITGVGVLPTKQAIKLAVTGPTLRATGVARDLRTNMYEYDDFDFNVVTQPDGDVKSNLLMRVLESFESIKIIRQAVANIPEGKVVNRDWEMFDTDLIESYIEVPRGTLYHSYALESGRIRHCIIRTPSMANIGAMQYACIGDHITDAQLSIVQCDPCFTCTDRAIEIIRR; this is encoded by the coding sequence ATGGAGGAAAAAGTACCAAGAAGCAATATTATAGAAACTGAAATTCCATTGGGTACGGTTCACCCGGCCGCATTGGAACCCTATAGGGTAAGGCTTTTTGTAGAAGACGAAATCGTCCAGGAAGCCGAAATAACCATAGGGGTTAATCACAGAGGTATCGAAAGGATAATGGAAGGGCTACCTGTTGAAAAGGGAAACGCCCTTACCGAAAAGATCTGCGGGATCTGCTCAAATTCACACGTATGGAATTCATGCAGAACCGCCGAGATAGGCCTTGACATCGAACTTCCCGAAAGGGCAACCTATATCAGGGTCATAATGGGAGAGCTTGAAAGGCTGCACTCACATTTCCTTTATCTGGCTCACGGATGCGAAACGGTAGCTCACGAAACCTTTTCCATGAGGGTATTCTACTTAAGGGAAATCGTAATGGAGCTTCTCGCAATGATTGGAGGAAACAGGGTCCAGTACGGATGTCCTATTATCGGCGGAGTAAGGCCAAGATGCGATTTGAACGAAGCCAAGCTGCAGAGACTCAAGGATGACATGGACAAACTCGAGGAAGGCCTCACAGGATTTGCCGAAAGGTTTTTGGCCGATTCAATACTGATATCAAGAATCACTGGTGTTGGTGTATTGCCTACAAAACAGGCTATCAAACTGGCCGTTACAGGCCCTACATTAAGGGCAACGGGCGTTGCAAGGGACTTGAGAACCAATATGTACGAATACGATGACTTTGACTTTAATGTTGTCACGCAACCTGATGGTGACGTTAAGTCAAACCTGCTGATGAGGGTTTTAGAATCTTTCGAATCAATAAAAATCATCCGTCAGGCGGTTGCAAACATCCCTGAAGGCAAGGTTGTAAACAGGGACTGGGAAATGTTCGATACAGATTTGATTGAAAGTTATATTGAAGTTCCAAGGGGAACTCTTTATCATTCATATGCATTGGAAAGCGGAAGAATAAGGCATTGCATTATAAGAACCCCATCAATGGCAAACATTGGTGCAATGCAGTACGCATGTATAGGCGATCACATTACTGATGCGCAGTTGAGCATCGTTCAGTGTGACCCGTGCTTTACGTGTACTGACAGGGCAATAGAAATAATAAGGAGATAG
- a CDS encoding NADH-quinone oxidoreductase subunit B family protein, which yields MSIKSFSRARAIHIMLVYTGGCNGCDIEIVNSVLSPRFDIEQYKVFLTWNPREADVLVVTGPVTHLNRKPLEAIYEAIPEPKLVVAAGSCALMGGVYKNIHGDIPSEEIEGPVENVIPVTAKIPGCAVRPQDVLAGVVSLLPILLDAD from the coding sequence ATGAGTATTAAATCTTTTTCAAGAGCAAGAGCAATTCATATCATGCTGGTTTATACGGGCGGATGCAATGGCTGCGATATTGAAATTGTAAATTCAGTATTGTCTCCGAGATTTGATATTGAGCAGTATAAGGTTTTCCTGACCTGGAATCCTCGTGAAGCCGACGTTCTGGTTGTAACGGGACCGGTCACCCACTTGAACAGGAAACCTCTGGAAGCCATTTATGAAGCCATTCCAGAACCGAAACTGGTTGTTGCCGCCGGAAGCTGTGCGCTTATGGGCGGCGTGTACAAGAACATCCATGGAGACATTCCATCGGAGGAAATTGAAGGGCCGGTTGAAAACGTCATACCTGTCACTGCAAAAATCCCAGGATGTGCAGTAAGGCCTCAAGACGTTTTAGCCGGAGTGGTATCATTGTTACCGATATTATTGGATGCGGATTAG